CAAGGTTTCCGCGATGGAGCTCGGCGCAAGTGGCCAAGGATTTCGCTTCTCACGCTGGGTGCCGGCTACTTATTGTGGGTTTTCCTCTACAACTCCGACGCCCCCTCGACCAGTGGCGGCGCCGGGCCCCGAGGCCGTGCGAATTTCGCGACGGGCCAGCCCGCCACTACGCACAACGTTACTATATCGAATTTCAATCCGCAAGGCTCTGTAAGCCCAACGTCGGCCCCCGATTACTCCTACTACCAGCAGCGGATCCAGCTGCGACCCTTGATTTCGTCCACCGTCGCTCGCGACGAGTTCGAGGCCTGGCTTCAGAAGCAGACCACGGTGAGCTTCGAAAGGCTGCTAGCCAACATTGGCGACGTCGAGCTCAACAACCTCTCGAGCACTGACGGCGTGGCTGAGGGGGGCGTAATCGCGTCTCCTTCGAAGCAGGCACCCAACTACTTCTACCAGTGGGTCAGAGACAGCGCCATCACCATCAACACTGTGGTGAGCCACATCTCGAATTCCTCCCAGAGCTCCGGCCTGAACTTGACCTTGGTGGGCACCGTGCTCAAATATATCAACAATTCTTGTATCTTGCAAAGAACAGCGAACCCATCGGGCTCTCTGCAGCCAGAGCTTGAGGGGCTAGGGGAGCCCAAATGGGAGGTTGATGACTCTGCGTTCACCGGCAGCTGGGGCCGCCCGCAGAGCGACGGGCCCCCACTGCGCGCTATTACCACTCTCAACTTCCTAAGCACCCTTAATCAATCGGGGCACTCGCTGGAAAACGTCATCGACTTGTACCagaaagagttcaaaaccGATCTAAGACTGTCATTCCAAAGTGAGCGCGAATTAATTGAGCAAGCACTGGCGCTGGACCTAAATTTTGTGGTTAAAAATTGGCGCAAAAGTGGTTTTGATCTGTGGGAAGAAGTTAACGGCCAACACTTTTTCACGGCGCTGTGCCAGCTAAAGGCTGTCAGTTTGGGCCGGAATTATTACACAAATATTCGGCCTGAGTTTGACAACGAACAGAAATCTATTTCGGGCGGGCTGCACAATAGCTTTGAGGATATCCTTAATTTCTTGTTGGTCGATGGAGGTTTTCTAAATCCGGCCAAAAACTACATAGTCGAGACCCCCCAAATACTGGGTCAACGCTCCGGATTGGACATTGCAATTCTCATAGGATCATTATTGACACACGACTCCGAAGAAAACTCACCCAATTCAGAAAAATTTCCCTTTGACGTGAATGATAGTGGCATTTTGAATTCCTTGTATGGCTTGGTGAAGCAAATGGAAATCCTGTACCCGGTCAATCACCAAAGGGCCAATCTCAACCTTGGCGTTGCACTTGGCAGATACCCTGAGGACATTTACAACGGCGTGGACACATCTGAGGGAAACCCATGGTTCTTGGCAACATCTGCAGCCGCCGAAGTTCTTTATAAAGTCATATGGCACTACCAAAGCCTGAATCAAGACCTAGTGATCCCCCTGGATGGCTGGCAGTCCGAATTCTGGAGCCTGATATTTGAGAGGATTGACTTCTCATTGCAGGGCCAAGACACCTGGCAACTGGTGATTCCTTATCACTCACCCGCTTACAATCAGACTATGGTTTCGTTATTTACACTAGGAGACTCATTTCTAGACAAGGTCAGAGAGCACGTGAGCGATGAGGGTGAGATGTCTGAGCAGTTCAATAGATACACTGGTTTCTTGCAGGGTGCGAGACACCTGACATGGTCTTACGGCGCATTCTGGAGTTCGCGCCGCTGGAGAGACCAGGCACTCAAGGCGCTCAACGCGCCCAACTAACTGCTTCCCAGACGCTGCTCCGGCATCCCAATGCACCGAGGAGCTCTCCAATTTGCCAGAACGTAGCTTTTTTTACAGAATATtcataaaatttttgattaaATATCGGGCACTTGCAGACCGACCTTCGCAGCAGTTCTTTTTACTTTCTCTTCCTGGTCCATTTTCAGCCCAGGGTTGTATCTTTCCACGAGTTGTTCGAATTCCATctggttttgaaggaatCCCGCAATGTCTCGTAGGTGCTCGAGCTTCTTTATTATCGTAGAAGTCTCAGCAGACCTGTCCTCCATaatcaatttcttcagctcattCGATTTGTCGTAAAAGTAAAGTTTCCTCGATTTTGACGGATCATCTTGCTTCAGATTAtcgatcttcttgttgagtccgttcaaattcatcattgctttgagcttttcctGAGGATCAGGGTCCTGGCATTGCCTGATGAGGCTGATCTTTCTGTAAGTCAAAAGAGCTatttgcttcttgttgtcttcaagctgctggaCAATCTTGGACCGCCTGTTAGATTTTACCAGCGCCCTGACCAATTGCTTGTAAGAGCTTAGAAGCTCGACTTTGCTTGCCATTTTTTAACTAGTGGCCAATTTTAATAGGTAACCGATGCAAATGGAAGAGTGAGAGGTGCGTATATATGATCGCGCCATTGCAGCACTACTTACGAATCTTTCACAAACGAGTGGTTCATCAATTATTATAGACCTAAGCTTTTTCTACTGACGGGAGAATGAGAAGAGCTTCACGTGCAAGGTAAAAACACACAATGACACCAACTTCATTCTCCAAAGCTCTTGTATGAGTTACGAAATAACCGCGTTTTTTAGtgaaaatttcaaagctttttgccGTGAGATCCAGTCTTAGATGGCGTGGCCTCTTGAGTTATACACCTTTCGGTTCCGTAACAGGCCTTAGTAACCGGCCTTTCATTCTACCCGTTTTGCCATTCAGTTGAGGTTAATCAAAATCGTAATCAAATCAATAGAAAGCCAtttcttgggcttgaaaGCCTTTACAGCCGCAAGCATACGCACTTACGACTAAAAGTTTTCGTATAGAATGCTACAAACTAACCTTGGCGGCTAATAGTCCATATCGGGTGGTGAAAAGCCTGCCGCATGGCCTAAATACCAGAACCATCGGGGCGACCAAAAAGTGAGTGCTACGAATAATCCTTTCCGGGGTGGGCTTGATAGAGGCCTCGAAGTCACTCTCAGAGTTATTGTTGAATAGCGAAAAACAGCTGCCTCGGGGATGATGAATATTCTGGAGCCCTTTAACGCTTCATAGGTGGCAAGGGATTATGTTGGCCAATTCCAAACTCTATGTGTAAGTGGCTTAGCCTTGATGCTGCGGTTGTCATTTTTCTTATCAACGACAAAGTATgcgcttttctttggcttaCGAGCCATGGAATATTGTGTGCAGCCCAAAAGCTGAGGATCTTTACAGTGTTTTGTTCCAAAACAGCGCTAATTCTTCAGCGGCAGGTATCAGCTCCATAAATAAAGCACATTAGTCATGGCTTCGAGCCCCACCGAGTATATACACGGGCGTCATATCGGTAACGCCCCTCTTTGCTATCGCACCGGCTTCCAGAAAGGCCTTCAACAACGATCGTGGCATTCTTGATGCCGCGCTTATTCCCAGTACAGCGCGGGTGTGATTATGTAAGCGCCCAGCGGCATAACGTTATACTGAGGTCTGCTCAATCTGTCAGGTCGAACGGCGACGTCAGGTTATGAGTATTCTCAAAGATAGACTCACGAGAATCACGCGAAACCGCTGATTCTTGGGCTTAGCTCGGTGCCAGGGCGTATTTTAATACCAAACTTTGCTGAAACATGGCTTTGCCGagagttttttgaaagaaagcCGATGAGGTCCAGAGGAATTTGAGCGTTTTGACCTTCCATTTGGAACGTGGTTTTATTTGCGGTGAGCGTATGTGTAATCGCACACTTTGGGCAGCCGAAGGTCATCATgccttcattttcaaatctttgCGGGAGCTTTGTTAAACAAATTTAAAAACGATCTAACCTAAGTGGCGGTAGCGTTCGCAACCCGCATTGTCCACATGAAGAGTGTAAATATATAACTTTCTTGCCTATCTACTGCGGCAGCCTCGCTTTTGGCAGCAATCTTTCACGAAACTATTTAGCCAAAAGCATTCACAAGCAGTGCCAAAGTTAGAGCTCCTGCGACATTTTCCCAACACCGCATGCTCTATCCCATGCTTTCTGAGGTCGCAGAGACATTCAAATCAGCGTGAACAGCGCGGctttcttggccagcttcCAATTCTCGTGTGTAGTGCTAATCTGTTTGCGAGTCGGCGCCGAAGTGTCGTAGACGGATCcgaaaagttcatcatGCAAGTGTCACAGGGGTTCATATAAAAACGCGTTCGTGACCATGCGGAGAAGTGTATATAGCGAGATaacaaaatcaaggaagTATTGAGTTTGGATCTCTGTATTAAGAGCATTTCGCAAGGGTATTCCAATAGggcttttcttccaatttcTCGAGATCAACATGCTAAGAAACGGTTTTGGCATTTCTAAGAGGTCGCTAGCGACCGTAGCAGAGCAACTGCTGCCCAAGAAATACGGTGGACGCTACACAGTTACGCTGATCCCTGGTGACGGTGTGGGAAAGGAGGTCACGGACTCCGTGGTGTCGATTTTCGAGTCCGAAAACGTGCCAATTGACTGGGAAACTGTTGAGATTTCTGGTCTCGACAACGAAGAGGGAGTCCAGAAGGCTGTGGATTCGCTTAAGAGAAACAAAGTGGGTCTAAAGGGTATCTGGCACACACCTTCGGACCAGACAGGACACGGCTCCCTCAACGTGGCGCTACGTAAGCAGCTCGACATTTTTGCCAACGttgctcttttcaagaccGTTCCCGGCGTGCCTTCCCGCCACTCTAACGTCGACCTGGTTGTTATCAGAGAGAACACTGAGGGTGAGTACTCTGGCCTGGAGCACGAGTCCGTCCCAGGTGTCGTCGAGTCGCTAAAGATCATGACTAAGGCCAAGTCTGACAGAATCGGTCGTTTCGCGTTTGACTTCGCcctcaagaacaacagaAAGTCTGTGTGCGCTGTTCACAAGGCTAACATTATGAAGCTGGGTGACGGCCTGTTTAGAAACTGTATCAACGAGATCGGTGCTAAAGAGTATCCTGAGATCgaggtcaaaaacatcattGTTGACAATGCTTCCATGCAAGCCGTGGCCAAGCCTCACCAATTCGATGTTCTCGTTACTCCAAACTTGTACGGCTCCATCTTGGGTAACATCGGCGCTGCCTTGATTGGCGGTCCAGGCCTTGTTCCTGGTGCCAACTTTGGTAGAGAGTTCGCCGTTTTCGAGCCAGGCTCCAGACATGTCGGTTTGGACATCAAAGGCCAAAATGTCGCCAACCCAACCGCCATGATCTTGTCGTCTGCCCTCATGTTGAGACATTTGGGCCTCAACTCTTACGCCGACAGAATTTCCAAGGCTACTTATGACGTAATTGCTGAAGCCAAGAACACTACTAAAGATATCGGTGGCTCCGCTTCGACCACGGACTTCACTCAGGCTATCATCGAGAAgttgagagctctttgaatgcTTCATGCTGAGATGGTAGTAGTTTGCTCGAAACAGGGTATAAGGCACCTATGCAACCAAGTCCAACAGTATTCGGGTTCATTTCACCATTAATTCACAGATAAAAAGTCACGTACATATAAATGAATACACTGTAACCAAACGCTAGAAGGGAACGCTGCTGGGAACACATACTATTTAAAGCCGGAAGTCCGGCCAAGCCTAGATATGTATCGGGCGTAATGAGTTGGATCTGCGTGGCGATTCACCGGTAATAACGTCAGCTTCAAGAGT
The Lachancea thermotolerans CBS 6340 chromosome G complete sequence genome window above contains:
- the FMC1 gene encoding Fmc1p (similar to uniprot|P40491 Saccharomyces cerevisiae YIL098C FMC1 Mitochondrial matrix protein required for assembly or stability at high temperature of the F1 sector of mitochondrial F1F0 ATP synthase) — its product is MASKVELLSSYKQLVRALVKSNRRSKIVQQLEDNKKQIALLTYRKISLIRQCQDPDPQEKLKAMMNLNGLNKKIDNLKQDDPSKSRKLYFYDKSNELKKLIMEDRSAETSTIIKKLEHLRDIAGFLQNQMEFEQLVERYNPGLKMDQEEKVKRTAAKVGLQVPDI
- the IDH1 gene encoding isocitrate dehydrogenase (NAD(+)) IDH1 (highly similar to uniprot|P28834 Saccharomyces cerevisiae YNL037C IDH1 Subunit of mitochondrial NAD()-dependent isocitrate dehydrogenase which catalyzes the oxidation of isocitrate to alpha-ketoglutarate in the TCA cycle), with the protein product MLRNGFGISKRSLATVAEQLLPKKYGGRYTVTLIPGDGVGKEVTDSVVSIFESENVPIDWETVEISGLDNEEGVQKAVDSLKRNKVGLKGIWHTPSDQTGHGSLNVALRKQLDIFANVALFKTVPGVPSRHSNVDLVVIRENTEGEYSGLEHESVPGVVESLKIMTKAKSDRIGRFAFDFALKNNRKSVCAVHKANIMKLGDGLFRNCINEIGAKEYPEIEVKNIIVDNASMQAVAKPHQFDVLVTPNLYGSILGNIGAALIGGPGLVPGANFGREFAVFEPGSRHVGLDIKGQNVANPTAMILSSALMLRHLGLNSYADRISKATYDVIAEAKNTTKDIGGSASTTDFTQAIIEKLRAL
- the SGA1 gene encoding glucan 1,4-alpha-glucosidase (similar to uniprot|P08019 Saccharomyces cerevisiae YIL099W SGA1 Intracellular sporulation-specific glucoamylase involved in glycogen degradation induced during starvation of a/a diploids late in sporulation but dispensable for sporulation), coding for MGKNQCEQGFRDGARRKWPRISLLTLGAGYLLWVFLYNSDAPSTSGGAGPRGRANFATGQPATTHNVTISNFNPQGSVSPTSAPDYSYYQQRIQLRPLISSTVARDEFEAWLQKQTTVSFERLLANIGDVELNNLSSTDGVAEGGVIASPSKQAPNYFYQWVRDSAITINTVVSHISNSSQSSGLNLTLVGTVLKYINNSCILQRTANPSGSLQPELEGLGEPKWEVDDSAFTGSWGRPQSDGPPLRAITTLNFLSTLNQSGHSLENVIDLYQKEFKTDLRLSFQSERELIEQALALDLNFVVKNWRKSGFDLWEEVNGQHFFTALCQLKAVSLGRNYYTNIRPEFDNEQKSISGGLHNSFEDILNFLLVDGGFLNPAKNYIVETPQILGQRSGLDIAILIGSLLTHDSEENSPNSEKFPFDVNDSGILNSLYGLVKQMEILYPVNHQRANLNLGVALGRYPEDIYNGVDTSEGNPWFLATSAAAEVLYKVIWHYQSLNQDLVIPLDGWQSEFWSLIFERIDFSLQGQDTWQLVIPYHSPAYNQTMVSLFTLGDSFLDKVREHVSDEGEMSEQFNRYTGFLQGARHLTWSYGAFWSSRRWRDQALKALNAPN